The Glycine max cultivar Williams 82 chromosome 3, Glycine_max_v4.0, whole genome shotgun sequence sequence ATTGTGGCATTGTGTTTCAAAGTTTTACAAATTTGCAGTTTTTCACCTGTGCTTGTTGCATAGGTGCTACTCTAGTTTTAGGTAAATCTGATCCCTACTTAACATGGTAGACACTGACTTTTCTTATCACTTTTTGGTATGTCAGAAGGTTGTGTCTGTGTCtgtgtctttattttttcttctttggaaCATCTGAAAGTTGTTATAACAATTTGAAACTAGGATTGCTACCCCAACCCCTAACTTcatatagatatttttaaatttactgcGTACACTgtttatgaatattattttctagTTAGTTATTCTGTTGTGTTTTCTCAATGCAGAAGGATCAGTCCAAGAAGAGAGTGGATAGTCATCACTTTGAATCTAATGGAAGTAAGTAGTGGTAAAACCActtgtaattttataatagaTCTAGAAACTTCTTTTACTTACaattagtatattattttattttcttcatgattttttagttaaattgtTGTGTTTTTTGAAGGTTTGTGTGGGCAACCTAATGCTAAGAAGCCAAAGATAATAAGGCAGTCACTTGATAATCCTTTCGACAACATTGTTCCTATGACTAATTCTATTCCTTCCCCTGCTGCGTCACAAATGAGTAACATGTCAAAtcctaataaatttattaagatCATTAGTGGGCGAGACCGGGCCCGGAAAACTAAAGCTCTGAAGGTAAATTTTAATGTGAAGTTAGATGCTCATGTGCTagcaaattttctttcttttattttgctaattctcttatttatatatttattattttttcctattagATTTCTGCTGCACAGCCTATTTCTGGAAGTCCTTGGTCCCTTTTTGAAGATCAGGTTGTTTGGAATTCATTTgctttatcattttttctctgttattattgaattgaataaatattttacactttAAAATCTATCAATTGTGTAAAGGGCTTACCATTATTCTCCTGCCTGTTGCAGGCTCTTGTGGTGCTGGTGCATGATATGGGTCCAAACTGGGAGCTCGTAAGTGATGCTATCAATAGTGCTCTCCAAATCAAGGTACTGATGTGCAAATATGGATGGTTTTAGAAGAAAGTGTCGTAGTTGCTGGACCTGTTTCTTTTATCCTTGTGACATTTCATTAGATCATTACTGAAAATCAATCTtcttaaaaaagatattattattgACACCTACCAATTGCACCTCCTGCTTCGCAGGATGGGTATCCTTGTAACTTCtataaacaaaatttcaataattggGAGTACTTAGGGTTGCTGCTTACATTTGTCATATATTTTGAATCTCTGATGCGGTGTTCATTATGAAGCTTTAAAtgctcaaattttatttaatttgtaatttggtAGTTTAATTGGTATTTAATCAGATTTTTGCCGATAATGACATTTTACAACATTTCCAGTGCGTCTTTCGGAAACCAAAAGAATGCAAGGAGCGTCATAAGACTTTAATGGATAGAACTACCGGGGATGGTGCAGATAGTGCTGAAGATTCAGGGTCTTCACAGTCTTATCCTTCTACATTACCTGGAATTCCTAaggcatgtaattttttttttcgtttttcatttttagtataTTTGGATGCATTGGTGAAACCATGTTTGACATACATTTTGCAGCTTTAATTGGGTAAATCTTTCGTATCTTTAGCAGGGTAGTGCCAGGCAATTGTTTCAACGTTTGCAGGGGCCAATGGAGGAGGATACACTGAAGTCTCATTTTgagaaaattataaagattgGGCAGAAGCAGCATTACCCTAAGAATCAGGTTTGAATCCAAACCATTTATATCAGGATAGATCCTATGATGCAGTGACATTAAAATTGGCATTTGACTTTGTTacatttgtattatattttatatatatatatatatatatagagagagagagagagagagagagagagaggagggaTCAACTTACACCAAGAGTAACTCTTTATCCTCaccatttattttcttgaaatataATGGTTGTAATAAGTCATTAGTCTCATCCGTTAGATTCCAAAGAAATGAATGGTGTGGATGAGGATCAACTCTAAGAGTTACTCTTGGTGTAAGTTGATCCCTCctctcatatatataatattgttttaattattggACATCAATCTTAGGATTAACTATATAATTCAATTCATGATCTGCAAAAATCTGATTAAATACTCTTGGGTCTATATGAATACTAGGGGAAATCCATGTCTCTATTTctgtaaatgaaaataaaataaaagagggggagagagagaaaggaaggaggttaacaatgtaaaaatatattatattatatatctattgaaagaaaagaaactgaCATTGATGAGAGTAGTGGGGTGGTCAATGTAGTTAAAAAGAGAGTAATCGATGGTTTAGAGAGGATAAATTGTCTAATAAATTGTGTAAACCAAATGTGGGTATTccctttattattagtatagatgaaaataaaacttatatcaaTTTATAGTTTATTGTAACTAATTCaccataaataatattttgttgataATATGTGTATTGTTTTTTGtaacattaataatattaattgtcaacttttttaatgatgttatgattgaaaaaatgaaatatacgCTTCATTGTCCGCTTCATTTAACTTAGTTTGTATATGAGAACAGTTAGCAAAACACACTTTTCTTAACACTATTATTGGCTGGATTTATTAGGTAGATATTCTAACATGTTTAGACAGCAAAACTTTATATGTGCCTGTTTTTTGGAGCAATTTCTTTGATTTCCCGTGGCCTTCTGATTTGGGACAGTCTAATTACTTCTTATTGGTCTGATTAGCGATTACTTCTGAAGGATATTATCTGCATGGAGCAGAATTTTAACtatgtgaaattcaaattttcccaTCGTCATTAGTTTGTGACATGATTCTTAACAGAAAGTCTTGTTTAATGCAGGTTGATAACCTGGATTCAAAACAATTAGCACCTGTCCATAATTCACACGCGATTGCTCTTTCCCTAACCAGCCCCAACAACCTGAATGGAAGTATTTTGacgtatgtttttattttacttattttctgGGTAATAtggaaattttataactttgggTTCTGTTGCATTATCTACTATGCTCATCTAACTGTAGTTGGGTTTTCCttgtaattttagaattttggtACACCTGATTAGTTTGTTTAGCACaagtatttaatttatgtttgaatcCTGGATGAAGGCCACTTGATCTCTGTGAAGCGGAAGAAATAAACCCAGATGTCCCAGCCCTTGGGTATCAAAGTTCTCATCCTGGTGGTATGACATTACCAAATCAAGGTTTTGTACCATCAATGCTTCCTACATCCGGGGTGAATTCTTCACTACCAGGGTCTTCTTCTGGTATGGTTCTTGGCCATAACTTGTCATCATCACCTGGTCCAGTTGCTGCATCTGTCAGGTGTGCAGTTTTATGGCTGAGGATTCTTGCTGTGATTAGATTTTGTGCATTAACATCATTTGTTTTTATACAATCAATTGATGCTTTTGTTCAGGGGTGGTAGATATGGGATTCCCAGAAATTCACCTTCATCAGTGGATGAGCAACAGAGAATACAATACAATCAAATGCTATCTGGAAGAAACATTCAGCAGAGTATGCCAGTTACAGGGACTCTTTCTGGAAGTGATCATGGTGTTCGCATGCTTCCTGGTGGAAATGGTATGGGCTTAATGGGTGGAATTAATAAAAACATGGCAATGAGGCCTGGGTTTCAAGGAATGGCATCACCATCAATGCGTAATTCTGGAAGTATGCTTTCCTCTAGTATGGTTGGTATGTCAAGCCCTGTAAATATGCACTCTGGAGTTGGTACTGTACAAGGCAACTCAATGTTAAGACCTCATGAGAATCTACATATGATGAGGGTGAGAAGTATTCTTATTCCATCTTTTTAGGATTCAATTGATTCTGTGGATAGTATTATTCAGTGCATGTTTTTACAAGCTTATTATGTATTCACAAAAGCTAATAATCAGAGTGCAGGAAAGAAAATTTAACCCAAAAACCATTTTTTGGTAAGAACTTAGCAAAATGCCAAAATCAAAGATGTGCTAAGGCTGTATTTCACCTTGTGGCTATGAAGCTTATTTCCCAACCAACTCAGCATCCTTGTTTTCATAACTGCAATGGTCTCACTTAGGCTTTGTTAGGagattggtttattttttaacatttgcagtgatcttattttatttctactGATGATATTTTCCCCCATTGCCATTAGCCTGGCCATAACCCAGAACATCAGAGACAAATGATGGTTCCAGAACTTCAGATGCAGGTCACCCAAGGGAACAGTCAAGGTATTCCTGCTCTGTGTGGGCCGAGTTCTGCCTTTAGCAATCAGACAACACCACCTGTTCAGCCTTACCCAGGACATGCCCAACAGCCACACCAACTCCCCCAGCAGCAGTCCCATCTCAGCAGTCCTCATCTTCAAGGTCCTAGTCATGCCACTAATTCACAGCAACAAGCCTATGCTGTTCGGTTGGCAAAGGAAAGACAACTGCAGCAACGATATCTGCAGCACCAGCAGCAGCTTGCTGCATCAAATGCATTAATGCCACATGTCCAGGCTAAGTCTCAACTTCCCATCTCATCATCACCACTGCAGAACAGTTCTCAGGTTCAACCACAAAATTCTCCTCAGCAAGTGCCTCTTTCACCTATAACGCCATCATCCCCTTTAACTCCATTGTCATCCCAGCTCCAACAGCAGAAACTTCACCATGCACAACCTGGGTTCAGCAGGAATTCCACTGCCAGTGGGTTGACTAATCAAGCAGCAAAGCAACACCCACGCCATCCGCCACAGCGGCCGCAGCAGCAGTATCAACAGCCCGGTAGGCAACATCCTAATCAACGGCATAATGTACAGTCTCAACAGCAGGCAAAACTTCTGAAGGGAATGGCAAGAGGAAATATGATGGTCCATCAGAACCTCTCTGTGGATACTTCTCATCTAAGTGGACTCTCTCTGCCTGCGGGAAGCCAAACTGGTGAAAAAGGGGACCAAATCTTGCACATGATGCAAGGTCAAAATTTATATCCTGGATCTGGTTTAAATCCAAATCAACCATCAAAGCCTTTGGGTCATGCTTTTTCTTCAAACCATTCACAGTTGCAACAGAAGTTACATTCTGGGTCACCAACCACTTCATCAAAGCAACTTCATATTCCTTCTGATACTAGTACTCAAGGACAGGTTTCACCAGTTTCATCGGGTCAGTTGTTGTCACCTCCGCAGCCAGCTGTTATTGCTTCTAACCACCATCAGCTTCAGCCACAGGTTCAATCTAAGAAAATTAATCAAACTCAAACAAATGTTAAGAGAATGTTGCCTCAAAACCATTACGAGCATTCTATGTCATCTAGCAAGTCTCTGTCTGATCAAAGTCAATCTGATCAACTGCCTGCAAACAGTGCTTCGCAGGTTAGTGCAATGACAGAGGGTTGTATGGATTCTGCTAGTGTGGTACCAGGTGTTACTACTGCTGTATCTTCTCAGTGGAAAGCATCAGAACCACCATTTGATTCCGCTATGAACAATCAAACTCAAGAGAGCTCCTTGGGGAGTGCACCTGTTGAAAATTCCACGGGAAATGAGCAACCAACAATTAGTCAAGGGTTGGGGCCAAGGTCAGTTAGCTTGATTTCTCAGGCACATAATTCTGATACACAGTCACAATCTCTCCAACAGTCATCACAACCCATCCTATCTCAGCAGCCGTATCCAGCtgagcagcagcagcaacaggAGCAAGAACAACATTCTCCTAAAGATCTTGCTTTACAACATCAACCTCAGCAACATATGCAACATCTACAATCAGGGCAGAGCAGTTTGTTTATCCAGTCACCTAATTCTATTGTGGAATGATGCATTCTAACTGATGGAGCAGCCAAGTGCGCTTGTTCTGTCAGGATTGGAGTTTCTATACCTTTAACAGCAGTGTACaggtatttctatttttttcctgtTTTGGGTTGTATATGTGCAAATATAGCGTCGGATTACATTTGTGTTTTTGACTCTTAGTGATGGGGTAGGGTCATGTGATTTTTTCACCACAGGCATATGAAACACACATTCATCATATATGGTTCTCTGAACTGGTGTTGACATTAGATGAAAGCTTTTTTCCTCAATGATCATACaagtaattgattttttttaataagcataTCAGTAATTGATTGACTTTGTTCCTCAATGTTCATATCTGTAATTAAATGTCAACACCTTAAAGTGACCTTAATAGAACCCACTAAACTGACTCTACCATGTTCACCATAAAGTGACTTAAAagcaatgaaaaatatatataattatgatattCACACTCATCCTATTTATGTATCCCTTCACCTGAAATAAACTTGTCTCCAAGTTTTGTAATGCTCTAGAAATAATTTACTTgatataaaatgattattttgataattgaaGACCTTGAAACTCTTTTATGATATGCCCTACAAGATCCGTGCATATAGGATTTTGGCTCCAGGATCCAGTCTGCATGCATCTTTGAGTTGTTTGATGATCAATTGACTTTTTTAATGGAGGATCTTTCCCTACATTTGTCGTTAATTTAAAGATCTTTCCTGCATAAAAGCATTAATTTATAATCCTAAACCCTATAATTTGTTTTGAGTGATATAAAGGAAGGAAATGGAGAGAAGAGAGATAGGTTTAAAATACCAAACTAAATAGTAAGGTTTTTTTGTGGGACCTACGCAACAAAATCCCCACATAAATTGGTGTGGAATAGGGgggagattttttatttttttcatttttcttggttttagtttcttaaataatttaataatttatttatcacaaataatattatgataagaaaacaataaaacagTTTTTTCAGCCTATTCTATCCATTCAAGTAACAACCCACCTTTTCTAGTCTCTCTTATTCTTCATTTCCTTCTCTTATTTCTTTCCTTACTTCTAAGTCAAATAGAGGGAAAATGTCCTTTAAAGAGTTCTTGGGCTTTAAAAATCCTAGTTGCTTTTAAATCACTAAAAAATTCTGCTagaatatgaatatttttagaATCTTTATGTGGCTCATCACCGTATTCTATTGTATGATGATGTCTTGATTGATCTACAAGTAATTTTTCTTTGCTGAACACTACTTACTGCTCAAACTCTTCTATTCCTATAGCATGTCTTTTTCCTCCACTGTTTGGGCTTAATTATTTGCTTTTGCAGTTTTGGGTTGTGGACTCATTGCTGAacctaaaattttattagagaaTACCGGAAAGAACTTCCCCAAATTACAAAACAGAACACACGAAAGCAGATGTGCGAGGGTCTGCACCTCCGATGCCCAAAGGCCCcaattttctctcaaattacaagataaatttcccttatttcttaaccacccccccccccccccccccccttcataTTTATAGGCTAAcccttattttttgaaaatttcccGGCccccaaatttttcaaaaaaaaaacacctaaccccaaaaaaaaaaaaaaaatttacccccCAAAATTTCCCCAATTTCCAAACCGGACCCCGGGGACTAAGCACCTAACCCTGGGTCCCCTTGGTTAAAAAAATTTTCCCCGGATCCCACGGGTTATTGACTAAAGGATCAGGCGCAATTCCataaacaacccccccccccccccccccccttcataTTTATAGGCTAGATGCCTTATTTCTTGAAATTATCTCGGCCACCAACTTTCTCACTAAAGAGACACCTAGCTCTGACAGATATAACAATAGTAGCCTCCTAAAGTTTCACCTTGTCTTCAAGGTGATAGTGTGGATTAGTCACTTATCCTTGGATCCCCTTGGTTGAAAAACTTTCCCCTGGATCCCACTGTTTATTGACTATAGCTACTGCAGCTATTCACTAGGTTTGGACCCCTATCCTTGGAACCACAGTCCCATTTCCCACCTTACACTCTCATCTATGATTGGTAACCTAACATTTGATGAGTTCTACGTGGTTCATTAATATGTCCTGTGCATGTGTATCTGGCTTTTGGCTTGTTCTTTTACTGGTTGTACTTGTTAATTGTTgtggtaggaaaaaaaaagaaaaaagaaaggccTCAATTTGTCATGGGATTTTGTGCAGATGAAGCTCACGGGGACTGGAATATGGAAACAGATATTCGTTGTTTCTGGACAAGTCCTGTTGAAGTACTAACCGAAGTTATATTGGCAGGCATCATTgcttatcttttgcaaatcttgTATATTACCACGGTTCTTAGAaggtccccccccccccccccctaccACACACAACCATTTTGCCTTTCTGAAAAGAGACGAGTATAGAGGTATTTTTGTACAGGGTCGTCTCTTATTTCCTTTGTACTTTCTCCCTCCTTTTCCTTTTGTCTTCTTTTACCTTCTCATGTGTAGAGGAACAGTTCCTTTTTGTTTTACTAGATTAGTGAATGTATTATTACTTTAGATAATCGGGATAGAAATCATTTTTATGGGCACAAGCCTATTGAAGTTTTTGTGAATACATATTTCCTGGTGTTCCAACTAGTCAATGATGTCTTTATTATCTTGGTGTAGCATCTGCACTTACGAAACCTTTTTCATATTGTAACCATTTTAAGTCTAAGAAACGCAAAATGTCCCAAGAGCTTATCCTTAATAATCCAACAAAAGAATGAGTTTTCATTTTGGATTTTATTgccattttgtaaatatttgtaatatttttctactataaaaatattgtaaattttttttgttcttattaaaGGATGTTTTTGAATCCACCACTACATATCTATTATGGAAACGAGAACATGTGGCTCTGTACTCTGTAAGATGCTACTTGGAAAACCAATAGAATGTTATGGCCTATTTTGGTTAGTGTCACTGTTCTGGCAgatttttgtagtttttttatgtttaacagGGGGCTATTTGAACCCTGTACTCTCACCATTGCATCTTGCAATTTACATTGCATTCTGCAAATTTACATTTCCAAATGCAATGGGGGTGTAAGATGCAATAGTGAGAGTACAAGAAATAAATGCCTATCAACATGGTGTTTATAAGATTTCACAAACACTAATTgtttacaagtttttttttacatgttttttttacatgtttttttttacactaattgAGGATAAACAAGTTTAAGCTGAAGTATACAAACTTTGCACAACAAAGAATATGAATATGAAGGATAAAGTGTAAAGATATTGTCAAGCTTAATAGTTAGCCTAGGGCATTAGTTTGTCAAGAAGttgttcttcaatcttcaaaaCTTGCTTATACACTAGTATCTCAAAGGATATGTTTTAAGTTTGATCTTTGAAGATGTATTAAGTTTGATAAAGTTGTGATTCCTTAGAAAGTCATATCAATTTTGCTTCATTAGAAAAATCTCTCATAACAGACCCTTCCTTAACAAACATCAAAATCACCATTCTGATGAATCTTCAAAAGGCTCATCATAAAAGTTCCTCAAGATGTGTACATTGGAACAATTTGCATAATTGTCAAGTCTAGATAACTATCATCATTTTCAAACTTCTTCAAGAAGTATGCCAGTAGTGTGGGCTCCACTCAAATGACTattgttaagtcaaaagataTTTATGTCTTAAAGACAAATCATGActcctaattattttaattagatgcaaataaatacaaatgataatAGTTATGTCTGATCTGTTATCAAATCATGATCTATTTCTGCGTCTGAAGTTTCAAATGATATCTTGAATAGACACGATCTACCATGTCATTTAAGTGTTGCATCTAAGATCTTCATTTAATACTCTACGTCTAAGATTTTATTTTGCAGAAACATTCTCCTAGGATCTGTTGAaatcctatgaaaaataaatgaaatccaAGATTTGAAAGTGTTGATCTTCATCAAAAGGCACATTCTGATGTGTAGACTTGCTCTAATTTCATGTGACTTTTCTGCTGAAGTGCTTATCATGCTAACCCACCAATATGGACTTGGACTTTTTGCATAAAGAAGGGATGCACatttaatgcaagcattaaatgCCTCAACGATCATAATTCATCAGACAAAGAACTTAAGTGAAGAATCAATCCATTGAGACAACTGACATTTGAAGATgaaggctataaatagaagaagCTTTGAACAACAACACACAAAagtttcattcattcattcttctGTAAAGTTTTATGTTAATTCTTGTATAGATCAGAAATCTCTCAAAACACTTTGTATATCCTAAGATAATATACTAAGGAGTTGAGTGTGATATCCATCTAtaagatgataattttttaaattattgaacAATCTTAAACAATAaatcttgttgatttgtttagaaCTATTAGTAACCtggtaggacaaagaatacTATAACCTTTTTAAGTTTGTGAAACTTGGTGGGTTGCTAAGAACTAAATGTAGCCTCAGTGGCAAAGACGAATTAGTATAAATCatgtgtgttttttctttactGCTTTCCTTCGTTTTAACTGACAAATGATATAGATTTGTTTTtagatcttatattttttttggtctgtTGTGAAAATCTTTTCATCATCATATGATCAAGCTTTTCACGTATTCTATTATCTATTTTTAGCAAAATTCGTATTAGAAAATAactcttgttttgttttaaaaaaggtttaaaatttcttaaaacacaattcaacccccttcttaTGTTATTTGCCTCTACAACTACTGTGAAAGGTTTAAAAGGAAGGAGCATCATGAAGATTGTTGAAGTTATCCTAATGAGAGAAAACTTGAGTTGCATCTCTGTGTGAGAATGTGTCATTGTCGCTTCAACACCTCTTAAGTGAGAGTGACCCACTTCTCATTAGATCTTGTGTTGTGATCTTTTCATAGATAGAAGCGGGATCTTGTAATTTCCTAAGTGAAAATCTCTCTTGTTAGGAGAATCCATCTATGTGCAACCAAACACAAAATTCTTGTTGTAAAGGCCAACAAGTGGCTAGAAAAGTGGAAACCAGTGGTGTTACTTATCTAGTAGTCTGCTAGGTTTGAAGTCCAATGAGGTTGTAAACAAGTTGTTGAAATTCAATGGTTGGCTTGTCCAATAGTGATTGGATGTTAGTGGAAATTTCATCTTGAAGGATGAGGATTGAACATAACCCAAGGTTGTGGTGAATCATTATAAAAATCTTTATCactattttcttcctttttctccaCTTACTGCACTTGCTTTAATTGTTTAATCACATCAGTTTTTGGAAATCATTAAGCTTAAACACTCTTTTGGAATGAAAcctttaacaaaaaatttctttaagaCTTTATAACTAAGCAACTCCTTTTGAAACAAACATCTTAGTtgtcaaaacattttttagaaattacATGCATTTTCGTTTTAAGCTTAGAACAATTCTTCATTCTGAACTAATATCATAATAACAATTTGTTTTCACTCGTGTTATTTTTGTCACTTGAATATGAACTAGTGTCtatttaatagttagttttgaATCTCTTTATCACTTCAATTAGATAAAATAAACACTTCAGGTAAAATAACAAAGTTGACAAATTtggtgttgattttttttaagtctcaaagttatttaaaattggtCATTGATGACATTGGACTATTTGAATTAATGAAATGTTgatgcaatcctctaaaggagGGGAGCCATCACCAGAGTCACGGCtaggagactccaagaagattgggccaggaATGCAGGAGAAGGtcttaggattctcatgagccttagcgtagattttgggcccatgacTAAGTATGAATCCACTtatttttgtacatattagattagggtttcattattttaggATTTCATagtgtaggtagggtaccccaCACGTTTAGGGTATCCtggtaatgtaggatttttcagtccttgtattttaggacacatagactaatttttgtattagggataattttgtaatttcatatgcattaagtgcacaTTAGATGTGTATGTTGggagaaaaatttaattgattcgagagaagcccaatccaattaaattttggaccagcctaagggggaggtgagtgtttgcttgctacaccctattgtCACTTCATATAGTTACACTTTATGTATGTCCTTCATGcattacatgtctcatgacacctaagcaaaTCTTAGATttgatattggattagtgggatgaactatagctgaaattcactaatcataattagttagATTTTGGCTCCAGACTTAACtctacaaattcaaattcaagtgaaacctccaattttgtgtgacacttaagctataaatagaagtcttgtgtgtgcattttgaaactttgatcatttgagaaattagactttaAAGTTCAGACTTCATTCTCCcgctctccctctccctccactcatcttctcctaccttcaagcttttatccgtggcttcctatggtggtgagcttgttcttgactcatcttctccttgaagtgacgtctccaatcaccttttcctccttctccatttcaCTACCAttaatcttcaagaagcaaatgactccatCGACGAAGAAGATTCAAAGCCTACAAGCTCAACATGGAGCTACATTAAATGTGATGAAATGGGTTGAAATAACATGAAACCTTAAGTTGTTTCACTATCTCGGTTATTtaaaatggaataaaatgagATGGCAAATAAAGGAAAAGATTCCATCCTGTCACATTTGaaatccttctttttgttccctCCCAATTTGGGGAgcatcaacatatatatatatatatatatatatatatatatatatatatatatatatatatatatatatatatatatatatatatatatatctctgtgtgtgtgtgcgtgcgcGCGGGGGCGCGGGTGCGTGGGGGTGTGCGTGCGGGTGCGTGGGGGTGTGCGTGTTCATGTGCGTGTGCGTGTGCGTGTGCGTGTTAGTTTTatcaaattacaattttatcccttttaatttaaatatttctcacaCTTAACCT is a genomic window containing:
- the LOC100814315 gene encoding chromatin modification-related protein EAF1 B isoform X2 gives rise to the protein MNGYKSGSALLVNAEVDSMGGVVDGGVGIGLKISPCRAAIEKAQAELREEYDVREERRRELEFLEKGGNPLDFKSGNAASVSVQSTSLTDQPHEQFVSSEAKGSFALTPSPHGDSVDSSARPGAPLASEPNTADNLLLFDGENELPETERRCLHSNRRNNIALSEQSSQIDGNLNAKETEDSAIFRPYARRNRSRSGHGPRGASREVKGLMSETNSQKNLNLTTLSKPKLSSLNGDVGTKNLITNNTLNNELVGIRDHQSTSGNASVPEDKLDITVNRSLKENHGTLPSEDNTVQNPVLMAFGEVNIVELRDPVAVVNHEPPPHVPTTKPENGPYCQPNGFGNVEVDRKSALNEGQNSNATLGKNNFDLESSCTQTSLVRDVNNDSDMCTNTKNVDANGNTMEQTFALKNKLNSADCEVVKGRHKTKNVNGATVSNVNDAGYQNHSGCGNITKAEEDVHINSSCMSNIKGVHHNDSNISKTDKDTVYVDQSNSVKETSCERHEVPVDVSLSEPPQTAPAEKVTSAATDDQPCPTHNMKLADKAREDSILEEAKIIEAKRKRIAELSLRSLSTQNCRKSQWGFLLEEMAWLANDFAQERLWKIAAAAQLGHQTAFTCQSRFEKLNKQLGTKILSHRIAKAVMQFWHSAELLLDNDLGINCIVGCVESGKVDANEALRDQRRNSNMETSKFLEGQNPAKHAALKVHAYALRFLDANRSQGISSQAEAPTTPEKIFDSSTVDMSWDEHLNEENLFYEVPPTAMETYRKAIESHFLQFENNFFQKTGSSIHEEIEMSVYDTAAEFGSQENAYDEEEGETDTYYMPSVYEGNKSSKSAQKKHKNLKAYTPRCGDAGADLPYVHYATGNQPSMLFGKRPASVNVGSIPTKRMRTATRHRVVSPFTVNMGTVQAQANKADASSGDTNSFHDDQSTLHVGPLIQKSTEVESVADYEKQLSYECVETFVKPKKKKKGATYDQGWQLDSVVLNEQKDQSKKRVDSHHFESNGSLCGQPNAKKPKIIRQSLDNPFDNIVPMTNSIPSPAASQMSNMSNPNKFIKIISGRDRARKTKALKISAAQPISGSPWSLFEDQALVVLVHDMGPNWELVSDAINSALQIKCVFRKPKECKERHKTLMDRTTGDGADSAEDSGSSQSYPSTLPGIPKGSARQLFQRLQGPMEEDTLKSHFEKIIKIGQKQHYPKNQVDNLDSKQLAPVHNSHAIALSLTSPNNLNGSILTPLDLCEAEEINPDVPALGYQSSHPGGMTLPNQGFVPSMLPTSGVNSSLPGSSSGMVLGHNLSSSPGPVAASVRGGRYGIPRNSPSSVDEQQRIQYNQMLSGRNIQQSMPVTGTLSGSDHGVRMLPGGNGMGLMGGINKNMAMRPGFQGMASPSMRNSGSMLSSSMVGMSSPVNMHSGVGTVQGNSMLRPHENLHMMRPGHNPEHQRQMMVPELQMQVTQGNSQGIPALCGPSSAFSNQTTPPVQPYPGHAQQPHQLPQQQSHLSSPHLQGPSHATNSQQQAYAVRLAKERQLQQRYLQHQQQLAASNALMPHVQAKSQLPISSSPLQNSSQVQPQNSPQQVPLSPITPSSPLTPLSSQLQQQKLHHAQPGFSRNSTASGLTNQAAKQHPRHPPQRPQQQYQQPGRQHPNQRHNVQSQQQAKLLKGMARGNMMVHQNLSVDTSHLSGLSLPAGSQTGEKGDQILHMMQGQNLYPGSGLNPNQPSKPLGHAFSSNHSQLQQKLHSGSPTTSSKQLHIPSDTSTQGQVSPVSSGQLLSPPQPAVIASNHHQLQPQVQSKKINQTQTNVKRMLPQNHYEHSMSSSKSLSDQSQSDQLPANSASQVSAMTEGCMDSASVVPGVTTAVSSQWKASEPPFDSAMNNQTQESSLGSAPVENSTGNEQPTISQGLGPRSVSLISQAHNSDTQSQSLQQSSQPILSQQPYPAEQQQQQEQEQHSPKDLALQHQPQQHMQHLQSGQSSLFIQSPNSIVE